A window of the Enoplosus armatus isolate fEnoArm2 chromosome 5, fEnoArm2.hap1, whole genome shotgun sequence genome harbors these coding sequences:
- the clns1a gene encoding methylosome subunit pICln: MVLLKSLRPPTEGVRHEQAETTAVMDGQKLGCGTLYVSETRLLWFDGSGMGFSLEYPTIGLHAISRDVSAYPQEHLYVMVNGKNEAEMAEKAADDEDDSSNSSGGDDDEGVITEIRFVPSDKAALESMFSAMCDCQALHPDPEDDDSDNDFEGEEYDVEEAEHGHADIPTFYTCDEGLSALTQEGQATLERLEGMLAQSVAQQYHMAGVRTEEANAGFEDGMEVDGAAMEAGQFEDAEVEH; this comes from the exons ATGGTTTTACTAAAAAGTCTCCGTCCTCCCACCGAGGGAGTGCGGCATGAGCAAGCCGAGACGACGGCTGTGATGGACGGACAGAAGCTGGGCTGCGGCACGCTGTACGTTTCAGAAAC gcGCCTGTTGTGGTTCGATGGCTCGGGGATGGGCTTCTCTTTGGAGTACCCCACCATTGGCCTGCACGCCATCTCCAGAGACGTCAGTGCTTACCCACAGGAACACCTTTACGTCATGGTCAACGGCAAA AATGAGGCAGAAATGGCAGAGAAagcagctgatgatgaagacgacagcagtaacagcagcGGTGGTGATGATGACGAAGGAGTGATCACAGAGATTCGATTTGTGCCTAGCGACAAGGCAGCAT TGGAGTCCATGTTCTCAGCCATGTGCGATTGCCAGGCACTGCACCCCGACCCAGAGGACGACGACTCCGACAACGACTTCGAAGGAGAAGAGTACGACGTGGAGGAGGCCG AGCACGGTCACGCTGACATCCCGACCTTCTACACCTGTGACGAGGGGCTGTCTGCGCTCACACAGGAGGGCCAGGCGACGCTGGAGAGGCTGGAGGGGATGTTAGCCCAGTCAGTGGCTCAGCAATACCACATGGCTGGGGTCCGGACCGAAGAAGCCAACGCCGGATTTGAAG ATGGCATGGAGGTGGATGGAGCAGCGATGGAGGCCGGTCAGTTTGAGGATGCGGAAGTCGAGCACTG A
- the rsf1a gene encoding remodeling and spacing factor 1: MAAPVVVRSSGPALCPSFAEVCSFLERYGAALDLPEMTFPQMERYLRDTTTVPKPLVELHVKLLRKLGRSVSTDRWEKYLAKVCQELNNTWAWELEQKGYQEMSMECKSSILKYLCECQFDDNLKFKMAINEEDPEKMRLQPIGRDRQGLMYWLQLDQEQNIRLYTEEQDDLDGSTWKCIVRTRNDLAEALELLKAQVEPSQNQNQNQNQDQDQDQDQNQNQNQTGPRSASPTEKDAAMLGDEAIGSTNPELSKTTEEHTDSKKVDPVNEEKPPRRVVKQEQTRPVKQENAEVKEEKTDHKPAVFDNRVSTITTIIKSESRDTDAPKNAVSVVMAPGATVTKQETNKEEEAERAVVRSNQQAKIPLKKRELKLAESYQTNHLNNSNSSSIIVCNPSVIQTKDSHGREGKLPNSLAPPGGPGASQQQQQLVVTASRQELTNGRAPLLLPHKEGQNGVIGVIGQVGVVGHVGVIRSPSERHRAPGAEQQQEQNGPSLDHRGSRAVEEEREVSRQSVLVRKGPVEGETTAAVTALPPHAAIEAETAAKQPLSSLRSDQLPEAVERKVDSVCVSSLSQSTEEPKRQTAEDQGKKLTEEQLDRGTKTGHSSHQQKYDNLDEREEMKREVSGHPVAEEGSKDDHEKNKSTLEFEAESGSTIPPLKVDQQDKKDHQGDGVNGGLAAQFRVKDTGLGCEERQGPLEEASSELQKEGIRLKIKIPPHRRNKLRGKGGKEEEKDREQEVQEEGRPLRRSARICRSSALPTCRPSSKVAESQRKKPQRKQALPTRTREEEEEEEEEEEEEEDEEERSSTTKKDRKTEPVGQIRKQRGKRRHRRPRWSNIRSKRRKLNEGGELEDRGRKRGDEESEGGSDSEESCKSEEIPSEDACSHCGLPNHPELILLCDSCDSGYHTACLRPPLMLIPDGEWFCPPCQHKLLCEKLEEQLQNLDSALKKKERAERRRERLVYVGISVENIIPEGDEEEEEKSAKKKDSKKSKNLGRRSTRTRKHISYRFDDFDDAIDEAIEEDIGDLCAGAGQGKDITAILSEDGKESQRPIRSHAHSARNRKKRRLNDLESDSTAAESEDEFMLSNSSEDEDFGASGADDDEEEDEDVGSDVGSLDSGTRPRRAVRGVPKHRPSRTPHRGRKRLRRRRRRSSEEEEEDSDEEMNSDQFSDMTDSDADKKRRGLRRGQRQQVNYRETSESSDNSRTSTHRVKVKPRGRPRKEHLSSDYSDVTPSSRDSDEEDDYEDEEEDDQRRRVHMRRREEEDLRGNRTTEKRRRYKEDEEDDRERGRRLKRKLLEREKDRDKRRRLKRTDREEEDLEKMGRGKRREILSQQRRKRLAQMLKKRRPSTDDEDEEESEESESSSEEDRPVRKRLNRIDSDDDEEEDEEEEEGRQKMATKKSSVVERRADYKNDSDAQEKGRGRSLSPSNGHRTSRVPAKPGAGSPAVPRDTAGSDRQGRDNGPLHPEEEEDGGQIDSLNSVQNSPQS; the protein is encoded by the exons CGGAGCGGCGCTGGATCTGCCCGAGATGACTTTCCCGCAGATGGAGAGGTATCTGCGGGACACAACGACAG TTCCTAAGCCCCTTGTGGAGCTCCATGTGAAGCTGCTCAGAAAACTGGGGAGGTCTGTGTCTACTGACCGCTGGGAAAAATACCTGGCTAAG GTTTGCCAGGAGTTGAACAATACCTGGGCATGGGAGCTGGAACAGAAGGGCTACCAGGAGATGTCCATGGAGTGCAAGTCGAGCATCCTCAAA TATCTCTGCGAGTGTCAGTTTGATGACAACCTGAAGTTCAAGATGGCGATTAATGAGGAGGACCCAGAGAAGATGCGTCTGCAGCCTATTGGTCGGGACCGGCAGGGCCTGATGTACTGGCTTCAGTTGGACCAGGAGCAGAACATCCGGCTGTACACGGAGGAGCAGGACGATCTGGACGGATCCACCTGGAAGTGCATAGTCAG GACACGTAACGACCTGGCTGAGGctctggagctgctgaaggCCCAGGTTGAACCAagccagaatcagaatcagaatcagaatcaggaccaggaccaggaccaggaccagaaccagaaccagaaccagactGGACCCAGGAGCGCCAGCCCCACAGAGAAAGATGCAGCTATGTTGG GGGATGAGGCCATTGGAAGCACCAACCCTGAACTCTCCAAGACCACAGAAGAACACACAGATAGTAAGAAGGTTGATCCTGTAAACGAAGAGAAACCCCCAAGACGAG tggtAAAGCAGGAGCAGACTAGGCCTGTCAAGCAGGAAAACGCTGAGGTtaaagaagagaagacagacCACAAACCGGCTGTCTTTGATAACCGCGTGAGCACgatcaccaccatcatcaaatcaGAATCCAGGGACACTGATGCCCCCAAAAATGCTGTGTCGGTCGTCATGGCACCAGGTGCGACTgtgacaaaacaggaaacaaacaaggAAGAGGAAGCTGAGCGGGCGGTCGTCAGGAGCAACCAGCAGGCCAAGATACCACTGAAGAAGAGGGAGCTTAAGCTTGCTGAGAGCTACCAAACCAACCACCTTAAcaacagtaacagcagtagCATTATTGTTTGTAACCCTTCAGTGATCCAGACCAAGGACAGCCATGGAAGAGAGGGGAAGTTGCCTAACTCATTAGCGCCCCCTGGTGGTCCAGGTGcctcacaacagcagcagcaactagTGGTCACTGCATCGAGGCAAGAACTGACCAACGGGCGAGcacctctcctcctgcctcatAAAGAGGGACAAAATGGAGTCATAGGGGTCATAGGTCAAGTTGGCGTTGTAGGTCATGTCGGGGTCATCCGAAGCCCATCTGAGCGTCACAGAGCCCCCggtgctgagcagcagcaggaacaaaATGGGCCGAGTTTAGATCACCGGGGCTCCAGagctgtggaggaagagagggaggtgagcAGGCAGTCAGTGCTGGTAAGGAAGGGACCTGTTGAAGGGGAGACGACAGCAGCAGTCACCGCCCTTCCTCCTCATGCAGCGATCGAGGCTGAAACAGCCGCAAAACAACCGTTGTCATCCTTAAGATCTGATCAACTCCCTGAAGCTGTAGAGAGAAAAGTggattctgtttgtgtttcttctctgtctcagtcCACAGAGGAACccaaaagacagacagcagaagacCAGGGGAAAAAATTGACAGAGGAGCAGTTAGACAGGGGGACGAAAACTGGGCACAGCAGTCATCAACAGAAATATGATAACCTGGacgagagggaggagatgaaaagagaggtgTCCGGGCACCCTGTGGCAGAAGAAGGAAGTAAAGATGACcatgaaaagaataaaagtacTTTGGAGTTTGAGGCAGAATCAGGGAGCACCATTCCACCTCTAAAAGTAGACCAGCAGGATAAAAAGGACCACCAGGGAGACGGGGTCAATGGTGGGTTGGCAGCCCAGTTCAGGGTGAAGGACACTGGGCTTGGATGTGAGGAGAGGCAGGGTCCCCTGGAGGAAGCCTCCTCTGAGCTCCAGAAAGAAGGAATCAGGTTGAAGATCAAGATTCCTCCCCACCGGAGAAACAAGTTAAGGGGAAAaggggggaaggaggaggagaaagacagggagcAGGAGGTGCAAGAGGAAGGGAGGCCGCTGAGGAGATCTGCAAGGATTTGCAG ATCATCTGCTTTGCCAACCTGCAGGCCAAGCTCAAAGGTGGCTGAGAGCCAGAGAAAGAAACCACAAAGAAAACAGGCACTGCCTACCAGAacgagggaagaagaagaggaggaggaggaggaagaggaagaggaagaagatgaagaggagcgGAGCTCGActacaaagaaagacagaaaaacagaaccCGTTGGGCAAATTAGGAAACAAAGG ggtAAACGGAGGCATCGGCGCCCCAGATGGTCCAACATTCGTTCGAAGAGGCGCAAACTGAATGAGGGAGGGGagctggaggacagagggaggaaacgaggagatgaggagagcgAAGGAGGAAGTGACTCCGAAGAATCATGTAAATCGGAGGAGATTCCCAGTGAGGATGCCTGCAGTCATTGTGGCTTGCCCAACCACCCTGAACTG ATCCTGCTGTGTGACTCTTGTGATAGTGGATACCACACTGCCTGTCTGCGGCCGCCGCTCATGTTGATTCCAGATGGAGAGTGGTTCTGTCCCCCCTGCCAACAT aagctgctgtgtgagaagctggaggagcagctgcagaatcTGGACAGTGctctgaagaaaaaagagagagcagagaggag GAGGGAGCGGCTGGTGTATGTGGGAATCAGTGTGGAGAACATCATTCCT gagggagatgaagaggaagaggaaaagtcGGCCAAGAAGAAAGATtccaaaaagagcaaaaatcTGGGGAGGAGGTCAACCAGAACCAGGAAGCACATCAGCTACAG gtttgATGACTTTGACGATGCCATTGATGAGGCTATAGAGGAGGACATCGGGGACCTCTGTGCTG GAGCAGGGCAAGGCAAAGACATCACCGCTATCCTATCAGAGGACGGGAAGGAGAGCCAGCGGCCAATCAGAAGCCACGCTCATTCTGCCAGAAACAGGAAGAAGCGGCGACTGAACGACCTGGAGAGTGACAGCACGGCAGCAGAGAGTGAGGACGAGTTCATgctcagcaacag CTCAGAGGATGAGGATTTCGGTGCGTCAGGggcagatgatgatgaggaggaagatgaagatgtggGCAGCGACGTGGGCAGCTTGGACAGTGGGACCCGCCCCAGACGGGCGGTGAGAGGGGTACCAAAACACAGACCCAGCAGGACCCCACACAGGGGCAGGAAACGGCTGAGACGGCGGCGGAGACGCTCCtccgaggaagaggaggaagacagtgaTGAAGAAATGA aCTCTGATCAGTTCAGTGACATGACTGACAGCGACGCTGACAAAAAAAGGCGGGGTCTGAGGCGGGGCCAGCGGCAGCAGGTCAACTACCGCGAGACATCCGAGTCATCAGACAACTCCCGGACCTCCACCCACAGGGTCAAGGTTAAACCTCGCGGCAGACCACGCAAGGAGCATCTCTCGAGCGACTACAGCGATG TGACGCCTTCTTCCAGAGACTCGGATGAGGAGGACGATTATGAAGACGAAGAGGAAGATGACCAGAGAAGGAGAGTGCAcatgaggagaagagaggaggaggacctcCGGGGAAACAGGACAACAGAAAAGCGGAGGAGGTAcaaagaggacgaggaggatgacagagagagagggaggcggctgaaaagaaaactattggagagggagaaggacagagacaAGCGGAGGAGATtaaagaggacagacagagaagaggaggaccTGGAGAAGATGGgcagggggaagaggagagagatacTGTCGCAGCAGCGACGCAAACGGCTCGCTCAGATGCTGAAGAAACGGCGGCCTTCGACGGAcgatgaggatgaggaagaatCAGAGGAATCTGAGTCGTCATCGGAAGAGGATCGTCCAGTCCGCAAAAGACTCAACCGCATCGACTccgatgatgatgaagaggaagacgaggaggaagaggagggaagacagAAGATGGCGACCAAAAAGTCTTCAGTGGTAGAGAGGAGGGCCGACTACAAAAACGACAGCGACGCTCAGGAAAAGGGGAGGGGCCGTAGCCTGTCTCCGTCAAACGGACATCGGACCTCCAGAGTCCCGGCGAAGCCTGGGGCCGGAAGTCCCGCCGTGCCCAGGGACACTGCAGGATCAGACAGGCAGGGCAGGGACAATGGCCCCTTAcatccagaggaggaggaagatggggGCCAGATAGACTCATTAAACTCTGTCCAGAACAGTCCACAGTCATGa